A genomic segment from Helicobacter sp. NHP19-012 encodes:
- a CDS encoding thiamine phosphate synthase produces the protein MAYVNLKTPQDSLDCALKHGFHGVHLKSNALDFAPKIPKNLQSFYSAHSVEQVQKALDLGIDFCTLSPLFATPNKPPPLGLDYFKALSSILKARIFALGGIISTNEVDLVKTLQIKGFASIRYFLNP, from the coding sequence GTGGCTTATGTTAATTTAAAAACCCCACAAGACAGCCTAGATTGCGCCCTCAAACACGGCTTTCACGGCGTGCATTTAAAGAGTAATGCTTTAGACTTTGCGCCTAAAATCCCTAAGAATTTACAGAGTTTTTACAGCGCACACAGCGTTGAACAAGTGCAAAAAGCCCTGGATTTAGGCATTGACTTTTGCACCCTAAGTCCCCTTTTTGCCACACCAAACAAGCCTCCCCCCTTAGGTTTGGATTATTTCAAGGCCCTAAGTTCCATACTCAAAGCCCGTATTTTTGCTTTGGGTGGGATCATCTCCACTAACGAAGTAGATCTTGTGAAAACTCTACAAATAAAAGGCTTTGCAAGCATCCGCTATTTTCTAAATCCCTAA